The nucleotide sequence TGTTTTCCTGAATTTTCAAACTTTTTGATCTATGCCAACTTGCACAATCCATTACAAGAAAGGCTTCTTTCGTGCCTAAATCTTTCGACATCTGCTCCAGAAATATATTCATACAATCAGTGTTTACATATGGAGCAAGTAGGCTAATTTTCTTACCACTTCTTGGATTTACCGCACTGTAGATATAGAAATTTTGTCTACCAATTTTCATTTTAACCTGTGTTCTGACCCCTTTTTTAAACCATCCGTGTCCGATTTTTGAATGAGTTCCAAATCGTGATTCATCAAAAAAATACCTCCTTTTCAGGGTGGGAATTGACTATTTTATTGAAGTATTTTTTAAACTCTTCTTGCTTGTTTTTATCTTGTTTATGGTGAATTGGCCTCGGTGTTATGTAAGAAAACTTCATCCTTTGTATCTCACGGTGCACTGTTGATTTGCTAATGTTTAGGCCAAATTCCTCTGAGATTTTTATTTGCACTTCCTTAATAGTAATATTTGGATTTCTTTCTACCCATATTTCAATTTGCTCACGTTGATTTTTGTTTAATTTGCTTTTTCTTCGCCGCTGAGACGGGGAAAATAATCTTTCTACTCTACCAAATTTTAGATGCTTTATCCATTCAGTCAAAGCAGTCCTTGAAATTTTACATATTCTTGCCACAGCGCTTATACTACTTTCTTTTCCTGCTATCACCGCTTGTAACTTTTTTGAAACATATGCGTTATTTCTGACCTTTTTTAACATTTCTTTCGCCAAATTTACAACTTTTTCGTCTAATAGTTTTGACCTTAATGCCATTTATACCTCTCTATTTTATCTACTTTAGTATCACTTCTTTCCCATTATTGTCTATCTGTTCTTTATATAGTGGGAATTGGTATCACAAGAATGGTTATCAATTGTGCCCTGTAGTATTTTTAAAACAGACAAACGCATACGTAAAATATCAACTGCATTGGTAGCCATGACGTTTTCAAGGCTAGAGAGCCAATTTTCGTCTAAAATATTCTCTCTAAGCAGTTTACTTCGCTCATGTTTAGCTTTCCTGTATTTCATATAGCAATAAGTGTAATTTTCTTCAAACAGTGAGACGATACGGTCTAAAAATTTTAATCTGTCGCTCGGAGAATTAAGAAGAATATAGTCCATTTGTGGAATGAGCCATATTACATTGGATATTCTATACAGAGATGAATAACTTGATTGTGTTTTTCCATCAATTTGTATTAGTTTATTATTAAGATTCTTTCCTATACCAATTGAGTTAAAGTATGTTCCATTAAAAAAGTCATAATGCACTGCCCAATCTTCATTACTGAGTCTATTTTGCATCTCACTAATTTTTACTTTTTTCATGCCATTACTTTTAGCAAGCAACGAGATTGCCTCAAGTATATTAGTTTTACCAACACCATTTTGACCAGTTATTACAACCGATCTATCGTCTAAATCAAGTTCGAAATTTGAATGACTACGGAAATTATGTAATTTCAATTTTTTTATATAGCAATGGGTAGCCATTCTTTAATTTATATTCTGCTTACTTCCTCTAAAACCTCATCAACATGTCCACTCACTTTTACATTTTTCCAAATCTTCACTACTTTACCTTTTTTATCTATTAAAAAAGTAGTACGCTCTATTCCCATATACTTTTTGCCAAACATACTTTTCTCTACCCAAACACCATACTTTTCCAACATTTCAGCATTTTCATCAGAAACTAAAGAAAATGGCAGAGAATATTTTGCTTTGAAGTTAACGTGGCACTTAACACTATCTTTTGACACACCAATTATCACTGTGTCAAGAGAAGAGAAATTTTCTATTTTGTCTCTAAAGCCTTTTGCCTCCATTGTGCAGCCCGGAGTATCGTCTTTAGGATAAAAATAAAGAACTACATTTTTTTTATCTAAAAATTCACTCAGTGATAAAATCTCACCAGAATCTATTGGCAAGCTAAAATCAGGTGCATTATTTCCTATTGTTAATTCCATACTTTGCTCCATTATTAACACTTTTATGGTACTATATTATATTGTAATAGGAAGGGAGGATAAATGAAAGTAGCTTTTCAGATGGATGAAAGTATAAATTTTGAAGCTGATACTACATTTTCATTAATAAAAGAAGCGCAAAGAAGAAGGTACGAAATTTTTGTTTATGTACCTAATAATTTAGCGCTTAAGTTAAATCAGCCGATTGCCCTTGCTCAGAAAGTCAGCGTTGATGATTGTAGCTTCATTTCAAAAGAGGATGTAGTAATCAACCTAAATGAAATGGATATCATATTTATCAGACAGAATCCACCATTTGATATGCGGTACATTACAACAACCTATATCTTAGAAAAGACTACTGCGTTAGTAATAAATAATCCAACAGAAATAAGAAACTGTCCTGAAAAATTAATTACTTCACTATTTCCAGAGCTAATTCCTCCAACTTTGATCACTGAGAATATATCGATGATTAGAAATTTTTGTCACGACTATCAAGATATCATCTTGAAACCACTATATAGCTATGGAGGAAATGACGTAATAAGAATACAAGACCAAAATAGCATTCAAGTAGTAGTCGATCTCATGATTGCAAAATATGAATGTCCTGTGATTGCGCAAGCCTTTTGCAAAAACATAGACAAAGACAAAAGGATATTATTGCTAGATGGTAAACCAATAGGATCAATGAAGCGAGTTCCACAAGTGAATGGAGAGATCAGGACAAATATGCGACTAGGAGCAAGTTTTGAGCCTGCCCAAATGAATGATAGAGACAACGAAATATGTAATAAAATTGGTCCTGAGCTAAAGAAAAGAGGGCTAATATTCGTTGGCATTGATATTATAGATGACTTCCTTCTTGAAATTAACACAACTTCGCCTACGGGAGTAGTTTATATCAATAAGTTGTATAGTAAATCACTAGAAAAAGAACTATGGGATGCATTTGAAGAAAAAGCAATTCGTCAACTAAGTTCTTGAGCTATTGCCTTAATAAATTCAGTAACTCCATTCCTTATTCTTGTTTTCTTAGTATTATTAGCCATATCACGCAATTTTTGACAATTTTGCAATAAATCAACTAGCAACTCTCCTAGATTCTTTTTCGCGTTACTATTTTGCTCAACCATTACAGCTGCTCCCGAATCTTCAATATGTTTTGCATTATAAAATTGATGGTTATCTTTTGAGTGAGGATAAGGAATATATACAGCAGGACGCTCAGCAAGAGTAATCTCTGCTATTGAAGTTGCCCCCGCTCTGCTAATTACCAAATGAGCATTGGCCAGTTTATTTTCCATATCATCGAAAAACTCACTTAACTCACAATCAATTCCTTCACTTTTGTATAGACTCTTGACCTTGTTTATATTTTTCTTCGTACATTGCTGCGTTACTCTAATCCTCTCTTTTACTTCAACAGGTAGATCACAAATTACGCTGCTCACTACATTATCAAAAAAATTTGCACCCTGACTACCTGCTATTATTAACACGTTTAAAACTGTTTCAGCACTAGAATAGCCTTGTGCTTCTATATCGACGAAATTTCCTGTAAAAACGCATTTACTGTCTTCTGCATACTTAGTCTCTGGAAAGCTAGTTGCAATTAATTTTGCACTCTTGAAAAAGAATCTATTTACTCTCCCTAAAACTGTATTTTGTTCATGTAAAATTATAGGTATAGAAAAAATCTTTGCTGCAAAAAGAGTTGGAAAAGAAGCGTAGCTACCAAAACCAATTATTAGCTTTGGTTTTAATTTTCTTGTTTGATACAGTGCTAATACACAACTATACATTAACAAAAAGAGAAACTTCAATTTGTTGCCACTTGGCTTGCACAATGGTAAAATATAACTTTCTATATTGATGGTTTTTTGATCAGTGAATAATATACAATTGTGCCCTTGTACCTTTAGTGCTTTTGCTAAGGTTATAGCTGGAAAAACATGCCCACCTGTACCGCCTGTTGCTAGAATAATATCCATCTGTAAATAGCAATTTGATAATAGATTATTAATCATTTTTTAATAATCTGCATGTAAAATTTTATTAAGCTTTATGATAGTTGAGTTAAAAATGCCTGAAAGTAGCAACAGTAAAAACGTGAAAAATAAGCCTCAAGAGCAAAGAGAAGGCGGAAGCAGAGGTTTTATAGGATTGTTAAAAAGCATAACAAAAGCTCTTTTTAACTCAGTTGTTGATCTACCTAAGCAAGAACAACTCAATAAAAATATTGATAGACAACAAGGTTTAGACAGTAAAAGAAAAAGCCCAGAGGATCTTAATCAGGAAAAAAAGCTTGAAGTGAAAGAAGCAGCTGAAGGGTTAAAAGAAAAGTTAGAAAAATCTGATATTGGTAATCAATCTATTAGAATTGAATCGCCTAATCAGGATAATTGTAGCTCTAAAACAATGAATCGTTAGCTTAACTATTTAACGATTCATCATCTGCAGCAAGTACTGATTCGTGTATAATTTCCGAAATAGTTGGATGAGGAAAAATCGTAGATTTTATGTCGCAGTCTGTTCCCTCTAGTTGCTTTGCAAGAGCGAAATTGCTAATTAACTCTGTTACTTCCGCTCCTATCATGTGAGCTCCAAGAAGTTCGCCTGTTTTTTTGTCTATAATTGTTTTCACTAAACCTTCAGTTTCACTTAGTGTAATAGATTTACCATTAAAGTTGGAGTGAAATTTTCCTACTTTTATATCGTATCCACTTTTTATTGCCTGTTCCTCAGTAAGGCCAACGCTTGCTACTTGCGGATGAGAGTAAGTGCAATTTGGTATGCACTCTTTTTTTAACTTATGAGCATTTTTACCAGCAATTTTCTCAACACAGATTACAGCTTCATGACTTGCTTTATGCGCTAAACATGGGGGACCAGCTACATCACCTATTGCATACACACTTGATTCACTTGTTTCATACCACTCATTCGTTTCAATGAAACCAGAAGGACTCAACTTAATTTTTGTATTTTCTAAACCTATATTTTCAGTGTTTGCTTGAACGCCAACTGCAACAATTACTCTATCGAATTCTTTATCATCACCACTACTTAGCTGCACTTGAACAGAGTCTTTATTTTTAGTGAAAGTTTTTACACTCTTGCTCGTATATATTTTTATTCCTTGTTTTGTAAATATCTCTTGTACTAAATTTGAAATGTCTTTATCTTCCAGCGGCAAGATAGTGTCTTTTACTTCTATAATTGTTACATCAACCCCCAAAGTACTATAAAAACTTGCAAATTCTATTCCTATCGCACCAGAACCTATGATTAGTAGCGATTTTGGTAATTTCTTTGGAGTCATAGCGTGCTGCGCATTCCATATTAAATCTCCATCCGCCTCTATTCTAGGTAGATTTCGCGCTCTAACACCTGTTGCTAAAATGATATAATTGGAAGAAATTTCCTCCTCCTTTTTGTCATTAAGAATTTTTACAGTACGATTACCTGCAAGTTTACCAAAGCCTTGATGAACTTTGATGTTATTTTTTTTCATCAAATATGCAACACCGCTTGACAATTTATCAACAACGTTTCTTGAGTATTTCACTATTGATTGTATATCAAAACTTACATCCTTTACTTTTATGCCAAATTCTTCTGATCTTGTTATTAACCTATAAATTTCAGATGCTCTAAGTAGCGATTTTGTTGGTATACACCCCCAATTTAAGCATATACCACCCAAATTTTCTTCCTTTTCAACAATTGCAGTTTTAAATCCGAACTGCGCCGCTCTAATTGCTGCTATATAACCACCAGGACCGCTACCTATAACTGTAATATCATACTTATTCATCAGCTTTCTTCGTATTCAAAAAGATTATATATAACAGATGGAACCCGTATAATCAATGCTCAGGTGCATAGAAGCGAATTGACAAACCTTCCCACTTTTCTTCTTATATCAATAAGAGAGAGTATTTATCCTTGTTTTTAATCTCCGCGGGTTTAACAACAAAACTCAGATATTTATTGGCAGATTACATAAAAATTATAGCAGCTGCATGTTTTTTAAATTTTTTCTACTTCAGCCAAAACACGCTTGTTAGCACATTATCAATTTACATTATTAAAACTCGCTATATAGGGATTCTTTTGCCTTTTTTTACTTAGTAAATTTATTAATATCTATAGCTAAAGCTTCAGGCCAGCACTTGATGCTGGAATCTTTACTACAAATAAGCATATTGAGCACAAAATTATGCTAAAACACAACGTTTTTGGTGAGACTATGGACAAACTGAATCCCAGTATCTGGGCACTGGGATGACAAGAAATAGGCTGCTTGAATAACAATGAAAGGTTATTTGGATGATAGCTGCACTTCCAGTGTCAGCTACTCGGATGACAAGAAAGAGGGCACTGGCATGCTGAACCATAATGTTCGTACAGCTGTGCAAGAATCAGTGGGTGTGACTTGCCAAATTTTTAAATTACGGACAGCACCAAGTAACGCACAAGCACAGCGTCTATACCAGTTACTGTTATACCTTATTTTTTTCTCTACAATACATTTTACCTGATAAGAATAGAGCTACTATAAGGTAAATTAAGTTCCATGTTGCTAACGAGACACCAAAAATATAATGAGGTCTGTCACAAGATGGAGAGTAGTTAGGGTTTAATAGATTATTTCTTAGCTCTTCTATGCTAACGTTACCACTTGCTTGCTCTGTACAGCCTAAAACATCATGAAATAAGTGGAGTTCAAGACCTACATGATAAAAAGATATTATTGCACCAATGAGATAACTGCAAAACATCGCATAGATTAGGATTTTGTTGTTTTTGAACATGTACGCAACTGCAAGTAGCCCTGTAACATAGTAAACTACTCGCTCGTATATACATAACTTACACGGTATCATATTGAAAAAATACTCTAGCACATATGCAAAAATTAAAGCGACAGCGCTTGATAAGAGAAAAATTATAGAATTGTTATTTACATCTGACATAGTTAATGAATTACTACAATATCTGTGAAGAGTCAACTCTTGTTTGACAACGTTTCATGTAACGATAGAACACTAAGTACTATGTTACTACTTTTACACCTCTATACATATGCTCGCCGTTGTATATTGGTTCAATAATCAGCCCTTTCATATCAGTTGCAACTCTAGTATCACTATCTATTTTTGCAATTTCTTCTTTGGTATACAATTCATCCTTGTTTTTCGTCCAGCTATTGTCATATTGAATATCAACTTCTCCTCCATTGGTTTTAAACCCAAATGTTTCTTGCATAAGCAATCTTGCTTCTTCCAAACGTCTATTGTAACGTTTGTTATAATCTTGATAGCTAGATATAAGAAGAAGAACGTCATTAGAAAGAGTGAAATATACTATCTCTTCCATAATTTTGTAAATCTCATGTTCTGATAACTTAAACAAAGGATAATCTTTTTGAAACTTATTCTTTACTTCATTGTAAATTTCCATAATTTTTACTCTACCAGCATCGCTTAGAGCAATGATAGCATTTTCAATACTTGCTATACCGTCATAGTCATAACCTTTTCTGTCATTTTCAGCAACCAAAAAGCCATGCATAGCCTGAATCTCACCAACTTTCTTATCTTCTTTAGGTAAGATATCAAAATCAAAATAGATCATAGGAGATTTCAATACCAACAATATAAATATACGCATGCTGTCTATCTCAACACCAAAAGATAATCTTTTACTTTCTGGAATAGAGTATAGATCTTTGAAATATTGAGATACAATGTATAAAGGACATTTAGATAGTTCTGTTTTCTTATTTGGTTGCAAGTGAAAGCTGAATTCATACTCTCCTAAATCTAGCTCATTAAAATCTATAAGTTCTATATTTTTGTTTGGGTTAAATTTTCTGTTTGATATTTTATTCTCCAACTCTTTACGTTGCTCAGGAGTAAAACCAGATCCATTTATTACTAATTTCACTACACGTGTATTTTCTCTTTTTGCCCATTCGCTCAATCTCTCCAAATATTTTTCTGGGATCGGATATCCATATCTTTTTGGAAGCCACTGAAATACTAAAGGTGTATCAACCGTGAAAGTATGTGGAGATCCAGGCCTTAAATCTTGTCCTTTATAATTCATAGCAAAAGTACTAAATAAGTTAATACTTTACTATATAACATTAATTTATCAACTACTTATTTAGGTAATATTGTTTACTTATTAATAATATTACCCAAGATAAAAAGCTATATTATTAATAAAACAAGATTATCTACTTTACATAGGGATTTTTGTTCTTTTTCAAAAGTAATCTGACTGGTACACCGTGAGCAAAGAAGTTTTTTCTAAGACCATTAGTCAAATAACGTTTATAACTCTCATCAACACTTTCAGGGACGTTGCATACCAAAGAAAAAGCTGGAGGTTTGGTGCCAATTTGAGCAATATACTTCATTTTAATTGCTCTACCTTTTATAAGTGGGTGAGAATGTTTTTCCACGGCATCTATTAGCCAATTATTAAGTTTTGCAGTGCTGATCTTCTTGTTTAAGGATTCACTCACTTCAAGACACTTATCTATCACATCACCGCAGCGCATACCTTTCAATGCAGAAATTGTTACAGTTGGCACTTCCAAAAATAACCGAGTCACTTCCTGTTGTTTGACAAATTTTATTAACTTACTTCTGTCATCCTTACCTATTAAATCCCACTTATTTAAAACAATGATAATTCCCTTCCCCCCTTTAATTGCAGCTTCAGCAATTGATAAATCCTGCTGCTCAACGCCAAGCAAGGAATCTAGCATTAAAATCACTACATGAGAGCGCTTTATTGACTCTATACTTTTTTCAACAAATCTTGATTCTAAGTTATCAACAACATTTGCCTTTCTGCGGATTCCCGCAGTATCGATGAGAGTGATTAATTTCCCATTATGGTCGTATGAAATATCCACAGAGTCACGCGTGGTACCAGGTTTTGAGCTTACTATTAGTCTATTTTCTGCAAGTAAACTGTTTAAAAAAGTTGATTTTCCAACGTTTGGGCGACCGATGATTGCAATCCTCAGTCTAATGGACTCACTTTCAGGCAGCTCAGTGCCTTCGCTCAGACCTTCAATAACACTAGCTAATGCATCATAAAGATCAACCATACCAAGATTATGTTCAGCTGAGATGTACACCGGACCTATGAAGTTGAAGAACTGCAAATAATCAACGTTTTCCGATTTATGACTTTCGCATTTGTTTGCTATTAGTATTACAGGTTTGTTCGTTTTTCTCTTCAGCCACTTTGCAAACTCTTTGTTCTGCTCGTTTTGCACTTTTGCATCAACAAGAAAAAAAATTACATCTGCGCTTAATAAAGAAAACTCTATTTGTTCAATAACTTGTAGTGAAAAACTGGTTTGGTCGTTCCATCCTCCTGTATCTATAACTTTAAACTCTAAATCACTAATTCTTCCAATTCCTTCACGCCTATCTCTCGTTACTCCTGGAATGTCACTAACCACCGCTGCTTTTCTTCTTACTAGCCTATTAAATAGAGTTGACTTGCCTGCATTTGGAAGGCCTATTATGACTATTTTCAGCATAGTTTAAGAGCGTGTTTTATACATAGTAAATTATAATCAAAATTTTTCACTTTAACTATTGACTTAATAGATTATGTGCTTATCCTAAGGTTAGTATGTTTTATATTAAATTTATTATGTAAATGGGGGTAGTTATGCTAATACCAGAAAAAATATCAAGTGCAAATAAAGAGCAACATATAAAGGGTCTTTGGAAGAGATAGGTTATCCAGAAGAAATAAGTGCTTTTATTGACGAACATGAGCGAAAAAATATTTTAGATATATCGCGAAAGTTTCATAATGCTCATAACATATATAATGATGCAGAAGACTTGCCTATTGATCAGGCTGTGACAGGGATTGCAAATAGATTTCTAGAATCTATAAGAGATGCAAAAAAGAAAAAGGTTATACTGAGTGTTCCATTTGATCCCCAAAGAGGATCAGCAATACTAGATAGCTTGATATGTAGACTTAACCATCTCATACACAAGGATGACAATATTAAGGGGAATGACAAAGATAAATTAAAGCCTATTTGGGAAGAAGTGTGTGATCTCGTTTCAAAAGGTAATGATGTAAGTGAGAGAGTGTTAGAATTATTGCCAGAAGATGTAATTGAAAGATATGAAGATTACTTATCAAACCTAGAGAAAATTGCAAGTGAAAGTATTGATAATGGTGAAATAAACAAAGTTGCAGTAAAAAGAGACAATCAATGCTATTTTGTAAAGTATCCAGCAGGGTGTACTGTCATTCCTACAAAGTTGCTGAGCCATCCAGAACTTCAAGATTTAGACGGAGCGCTAAAAATCGGAGATGGTATAATTCGAATAAAAGATGGAAAATATCATGATATAAAAGGCAGCGTAATAATGACCTTTACCTTTTACGATGAAACAGTTGAAATGGTTTTATCCTCAAAAGATGCTTCAGGATTTGGTAAAATGATGGTCTATATGAACGACAAAAATTGTGAAATCTTCTCAAAGTACCTTAAAGAGCTAGAAGAAAAACCTCATATAAATGAGATTGTTGAAGCTGCCAAAAGCTTTGTGCAAACAAAACCTTCTTCTACTCTAGACGATACTAATGCATCTCAGCATTCTCAGGAAGTTCTAACAGTAAACTGATAGATAAAGCATGTACACTGTTTAACAGTGTACAATCGCTTAGCGTTAAAAATGCTAGACTATAAATCTGCTTGTGACAGTTACAGTGAATGCGTGCAGTTTCATCAATTTCGTTAGACCTTAAGAAAGTGTTTAGGTCAAAAATAGACACTTCAAAAAAGTAATGTATACTTAATTAATTGAAGAATTACTCCTCTTGATATGCAGGACTTTAAAATACTAGAAACTAAAACATTAGAAGCTGAAAAAGGAGGAGGTCCTGATAGGGTTAACAAGCAACATGAAAAAGGAAAGCTAACCGCTAGAGAAAGGCTGAGTATATTGCTCGATGAAAATTCATTTCAAGAGTATGATAAGTTTGTGAAGCATCACGCAACTGATTTTGGCATGCAAAATGCTGATTTTTTAGGTGATGGAGTTGTAATTGGCCATGGTACTATTTATGGCAGAAAAGTTTTTGTTTATTCTCAGGATTTTACTGTCTTTGGTGGATCACTTGGTGCATCACATGCAAAAAAAATATGCAAAATTATGGATATGGCAATTAATGCCAGGATTCCAATTATCGGACTAAACGATTCTGGTGGAGCCAGAATCCAAGAAGGAGTAAATTCCCTTGCTGGTTACGGAGAAATTTTTCAAAGGAATGTAAATGCATCAGGCGTTATACCACAAATCTCTCTAATCATGGGCCCATGTGCTGGTGGGGCAGTTTACTCTCCAGCGCTAACCGATTTTATTTTCATGGTAAAAAATAGCTCATACATGTTTATAACCGGACCAGATGTAGTGAAAAAAGTTACATACGAGAACGTAAGCCACGAAGATCTCGGTGGAGCAAAAATTCATACGAGCAAAACAGGAGTAACAGATTTTGCATTCAATAATGAAGTTGAAATGCTACTAGAAATGCGAAAATTCTTCACCTTTTTGCCAGCAAATAATCAAGAGTTGCCAAAAACTGTACCAATCTGCGATTTAATTGATGATGTTGATGAATCTTTGAACACTCTAGTTCCTAGTAATCCTAATACTCCTTATGATATGTATGAACTCATTGAAAAGGTGTGTGATGAAAGGAAATTTTTTGCACTAAAACCCGATTTTGCTCGTAACATCATAATTGGCTTTGGCAGAATTGGAGGAAATACTATTGGTGTTGTTGCAAATCAACCTATGCACCTTGCAGGATGCTTGGATATTGACTCTTCAAGAAAAGCTGCGAGGTTTGTAAGATTTTGTGACGCGTTTAACATTCCCATCATCACACTTATTGATGTTCCAGGTTTCCTACCAGGTACAAATCAAGAATACAATAATATAATACAACACGGAGCGAAACTGCTTTACGCTTACGCTGAAGCGACCGTGCCGAAAATTAGCCTTATCACTAGAAAAGCGTATGGTGGTGCATATATTGTTATGAACTCAAAGCATTTAAAAGGTGATATAAATTATGCTTGGCCAACCGCTGAAATAGCTGTAATGGGCCCTGAAAGTGCAGTTGAAATTATATTTCGACACGAAAAAGATCAACAAACACTAATTAAAGAATATAAAGAAAAATTTGCTAACCCATTTTTTGCTGCATCACATGGATATATTGATGATATAATAGTGCCAAGTAAAACAAGGTATCACCTTCACAAAGCACTAGAGCTACTTAAAAACAAGAAAGTAGAAAGAATATGGAAGAAGCATGATAATCTTCCTTTGTAACTTTCCTCTCAGTTTTTATTGTAAGGTCTACAGTGCCGTTACACCAATACTAGCGCTTGGATTACCAATAACGCTAACTTTTGGATTCTTTTTTCTACAATATATTCTTATACCAAAATCCATTACTGACCGAACAAATAAGAAACATTACAAACTCGTTTAATAGTAGTACTGGAAATATTGACAATAAAATTACACAAAACATCTTCAAGTAAACCTATGGTATCGTAGATACTATTGCGTAAAGTATTGTATTTGATATATTGCCACAACCTTTCAACAGGATTCAGTTCCGGTGAATAAGGAGGCAAGTATATGATGGTAATGTTTTCCTGAATTTTCAAACTTTTTGATCTATGCCAACTTGCACAATCCATTACAAGAAAGGCTTCTTTCGTGCCTAAATCTTTCGACATCTGCTCCAGAAATATATTCATACAATCAGTGTTTACATATGGAGCAAGTAGGCTAATTTTCTTACCACTTCTTGGATTTACCGCACTGTAGATATAGAAATTTTGTCTACCAATTTTCATTTTAACCTGTGTTCTGATACCAATTCCCACTATATAAAGAACAGATAGACAATAATGGGAAAGAAGTGATACTAAAGTAGATAAAATAGAGAGGTATAAATGGCATTAAGGTCAAAACTATTAGACGAAAAAGTTGTAAATTTGGCGAAAGAAATGTTAAAAAAGGTCAGAAATAACGCATATGTTTCAAAAAAGTTACAAGCGGTGATAGCAGGAAAAGAAAGTAGTATAAGCGCTGTGGCAAGAATATGTAAAATTTCAAGGACTGCTTTGACTGAATGGATAAAGCATCTAAAATTTGGTAGAGTAGAAAGATTATTTTCCCCGTCTCAGCGGCGAAGAAAAAGCAAATTAAACAAAAATCAACGTGAGCAAATTGAAATATGGGTAGAAAGAAATCCAAATATTACTATTAAGGAAGTGCAAATAAAAATCTCAGAGGAATTTGGCCTAAACATTAGCAAATCAACAGTGCACCGTGAGATACAAAGGATGAAGTTTTCTTACATAACACCGAGG is from Wolbachia endosymbiont (group B) of Hofmannophila pseudospretella and encodes:
- a CDS encoding IS630 family transposase (programmed frameshift), giving the protein MALRSKLLDEKVVNLAKEMLKKVRNNAYVSKKLQAVIAGKESSISAVARICKISRTALTEWIKHLKFGRVERLFSPSQRRRKSKLNKNQREQIEIWVERNPNITIKEVQIKISEEFGLNISKSTVHREIQRMKFSYITPRPIHHKQDKNKQEEFKKYFNKIVNSHPEKEVFFDESRFGTHSKIGHGWFKKGVRTQVKMKIGRQNFYIYSAVNPRSGKKISLLAPYVNTDCMNIFLEQMSKDLGTKEAFLVMDCASWHRSKSLKIQENITIIYLPPYSPELNPVERLWQYIKYNTLRNSIYDTIGLLEDVLCNFIVNISSTTIKRVCNVSYLFGQ
- the bcp gene encoding thioredoxin-dependent thiol peroxidase, giving the protein MELTIGNNAPDFSLPIDSGEILSLSEFLDKKNVVLYFYPKDDTPGCTMEAKGFRDKIENFSSLDTVIIGVSKDSVKCHVNFKAKYSLPFSLVSDENAEMLEKYGVWVEKSMFGKKYMGIERTTFLIDKKGKVVKIWKNVKVSGHVDEVLEEVSRI
- the gshB gene encoding glutathione synthase, translating into MKVAFQMDESINFEADTTFSLIKEAQRRRYEIFVYVPNNLALKLNQPIALAQKVSVDDCSFISKEDVVINLNEMDIIFIRQNPPFDMRYITTTYILEKTTALVINNPTEIRNCPEKLITSLFPELIPPTLITENISMIRNFCHDYQDIILKPLYSYGGNDVIRIQDQNSIQVVVDLMIAKYECPVIAQAFCKNIDKDKRILLLDGKPIGSMKRVPQVNGEIRTNMRLGASFEPAQMNDRDNEICNKIGPELKKRGLIFVGIDIIDDFLLEINTTSPTGVVYINKLYSKSLEKELWDAFEEKAIRQLSS
- a CDS encoding UDP-N-acetylglucosamine--N-acetylmuramyl-(pentapeptide) pyrophosphoryl-undecaprenol N-acetylglucosamine transferase, which translates into the protein MDIILATGGTGGHVFPAITLAKALKVQGHNCILFTDQKTINIESYILPLCKPSGNKLKFLFLLMYSCVLALYQTRKLKPKLIIGFGSYASFPTLFAAKIFSIPIILHEQNTVLGRVNRFFFKSAKLIATSFPETKYAEDSKCVFTGNFVDIEAQGYSSAETVLNVLIIAGSQGANFFDNVVSSVICDLPVEVKERIRVTQQCTKKNINKVKSLYKSEGIDCELSEFFDDMENKLANAHLVISRAGATSIAEITLAERPAVYIPYPHSKDNHQFYNAKHIEDSGAAVMVEQNSNAKKNLGELLVDLLQNCQKLRDMANNTKKTRIRNGVTEFIKAIAQELS
- the lpdA gene encoding dihydrolipoyl dehydrogenase — its product is MNKYDITVIGSGPGGYIAAIRAAQFGFKTAIVEKEENLGGICLNWGCIPTKSLLRASEIYRLITRSEEFGIKVKDVSFDIQSIVKYSRNVVDKLSSGVAYLMKKNNIKVHQGFGKLAGNRTVKILNDKKEEEISSNYIILATGVRARNLPRIEADGDLIWNAQHAMTPKKLPKSLLIIGSGAIGIEFASFYSTLGVDVTIIEVKDTILPLEDKDISNLVQEIFTKQGIKIYTSKSVKTFTKNKDSVQVQLSSGDDKEFDRVIVAVGVQANTENIGLENTKIKLSPSGFIETNEWYETSESSVYAIGDVAGPPCLAHKASHEAVICVEKIAGKNAHKLKKECIPNCTYSHPQVASVGLTEEQAIKSGYDIKVGKFHSNFNGKSITLSETEGLVKTIIDKKTGELLGAHMIGAEVTELISNFALAKQLEGTDCDIKSTIFPHPTISEIIHESVLAADDESLNS
- a CDS encoding disulfide bond formation protein B, which gives rise to MSDVNNNSIIFLLSSAVALIFAYVLEYFFNMIPCKLCIYERVVYYVTGLLAVAYMFKNNKILIYAMFCSYLIGAIISFYHVGLELHLFHDVLGCTEQASGNVSIEELRNNLLNPNYSPSCDRPHYIFGVSLATWNLIYLIVALFLSGKMYCREKNKV